GGGCCGGCGCGGCCGCGGCGGTGATCAGCTCCTGATAGATGCAGGCGGCTTCGCACCATTCCTGCCGAAGCTCCGCCGCCTCCGCCTCCTTAAGGACCTGCCCGAGGTTGGCATCGCCGGAAAGGACTGACATGACAGGAATCCTGAACCGTCGAGCAGGCTGCGGCAACAACCTATCTCCTGAAGGCCTTGGTGCAGACAGCATCGATACAACAAAGGCAGAACAAAGTCAGCGTTAAGCTTTCAACCTTTCGTGGTGAATTGTTGAAGGAATATGACGGAAAACGAATCCTGGGATACACATAGCCCCCAAGACACCCCCCTATGGTCTCGATCAAATAAACGACATTTCTTGTCGAATGGCTTCCTCCGATACCCTTTCAATTTTCGTGCCGGATCCCGGCACCACGGTCACCCAGACCACCAGCAGCGGCGCCAAGGTCTTCACCAGTCAGACGGGCGACGTCACCAATTCGCGGGTCTTTCCGAACAAGGGCCGCACGATCGATGACGTCGGCATCCGGGAACCCGCTTCCGGTGACACCCGCACCACGTTTTCGGGTGCTTCCAAGGACACGTCCTACCTTGGAAACGCTGATGACAACACCGTTGTCTTCACTGGCAACGCCCGCAACACCACCATCAGCACCGGGGCGGGTGACGACACCCTGATCGCCTCCGACATCAACAGAGGCACCGTCTCCCTGGGCAGTGGTGACAACACCGCCATCACCGGAGCGCTGAAGAACACCACCTTCACCGCCGGCAGCGGCGCCGACAGTTTCACCATCACCGACAAGGCCGATTCGGTCCGAATCAGTGCCGGTGCCGGCGACGACACCCTGATCTTCGGGGGCAAGGTCACCGATTCCACAGTCCTGCTCGGCCAGGGCGCCGATGTGCTCGACTTCTCCGCCAGGGTGCAGAACACCTGGATCGATCTCGGCAACGATGCCGACGTCGATCAGGTCTCCTTCTTCAGCAAGGGGGACATCGGCAGCGGCACCCAGATCTTCGGGGCCGGCGATGGCGATCTGCTCATCATCGGCGGCGAGGAATACATCTTCGACACCAGCCAGACGGCCTTCATCTCCACCCAGGGCGACTCCATCACCTTCGGCTGATGACCCCAGCCACCCGTGGTCACCTTGGAACAGGCCCGCTTCGCCCGTAACTACCTCACCTGCCTGCAGAAGGGGGATCTGGCCGCCGCCAGGTCCCTCCTGCTTCTCTGGAGCAAGACCTACTTCACCGACCTGCCGGCCTCCCCCAGCCGCCGCGATCTCACCAATCCCGACCTCTGGGGCTGCCTGGCCCAGTACGCCTCCCTCAGTGGCGACCGATCCCCCGTCGATGACTTCTGGCGACGGCTGGATGGCGTCAGTCCCCCCGCCACCACAACCGGCGCCATCCCCCTGCTGGGGATCCCGATCCTCAACCGCCCCGACCTGCTGCAGCGCCTGCTCGACAGCCTCGATCACCCCATCGAGACCCTCGCCATCGTCGACAACAGCATCGGCTCCGGGCTGGCGGACAGCGAAGCGCTCCAGGTGCTGCTGGCCCGGCTGGAGCGCCAGCCCCCCGCCGGCGTCACCCGGGTGCGGGTGGCGCGGCCTTTCGGCAACCAGGGCGTCGCCTCCAGCTGGAACGCCATCCTCACGTCCTTTCCGGAGGCGGCCTTTGCCCTGCTGGTCAACAACGACGTGGTGTTCGCCCCAGGGGTGCTGGCCGGGGTGATGGAGCGGGTCGATCCAAGCCGTCCCCAGTTCCTGCCGCTGCTGCCGGCCCCCCAGGAGTTCTCCGCCTTCGCCATCACCCCTGCCGCCTGGAACCGGGTGGGCCTGTTCGATGCCAACTTCCACCCGGCCTACTGCGAAGACCTCGACTACGCCGAACGCCTGCGCGCCTGCGACGCTATCGAGTGGATCGCCCCCCAGACCCTGCAGCGGCTGCAGCACGAGGCCAATCCGGTCGCCAGCGCCACCATCGCCAGCGACGTCCGGCTGCAGGCCTGCAATCGCACCACCTTCCTGCTCAACAGCCTGTGGCTCCACAGCCGGCGACGGCTCGAGCAGCCCCACCGGGGCACCTGGATGCGGCGCTGGCTGAGCCAGTGGGACCTGGAGGCGGCCCCAGCGTCCACACCCCAGCCCGTCGGCTCCGTCAGCGCGGGGCGGCCATGAACACCCTGCCCCGCCTGATGCACCGCTTCCGGGACGAGGACCTCGGCCCCCGGCCCCGGATCGTGGTGCTCGGCGCCGCCAAGCTGGGCAACTATGTGGTGCTCCAGCCGCTGCTGCGGGGCCTGCGCCGCAAGTATCCCGATGCCCTGATCATCTACGTGGGCAGCCAGCGCACCCGGGAGCTGGAGCGGCTC
This genomic stretch from Cyanobium gracile PCC 6307 harbors:
- a CDS encoding glycosyltransferase family 2 protein, with the protein product MVTLEQARFARNYLTCLQKGDLAAARSLLLLWSKTYFTDLPASPSRRDLTNPDLWGCLAQYASLSGDRSPVDDFWRRLDGVSPPATTTGAIPLLGIPILNRPDLLQRLLDSLDHPIETLAIVDNSIGSGLADSEALQVLLARLERQPPAGVTRVRVARPFGNQGVASSWNAILTSFPEAAFALLVNNDVVFAPGVLAGVMERVDPSRPQFLPLLPAPQEFSAFAITPAAWNRVGLFDANFHPAYCEDLDYAERLRACDAIEWIAPQTLQRLQHEANPVASATIASDVRLQACNRTTFLLNSLWLHSRRRLEQPHRGTWMRRWLSQWDLEAAPASTPQPVGSVSAGRP